The Mucilaginibacter yixingensis genome window below encodes:
- a CDS encoding MFS transporter: MSTPAATLTFPKHLLRIAVGCMFFMAGLNFASWASRIASIQQTMGLSDAGLGAVLFAMPVGLMASLPFAGWIISKTGSRQVLIIALIAYGLALIGLGSAQHTWQLIAALLCFGFASNTVNISVNTQAVAAERLYPKPIMASFHGLWSLAGFAGAGIGTFMIGKSIIPQYHFIMIFCVIAAGVIWSSRYLNNDHGGAQEGPAFVMPDRSLIKLGIIAFCSMICEGAMFDWSVIYFKKVVLAQQAWMGAGYTAFMLTMATGRFIADWFSHRYGLKRILQISGLLTAVGLSIAVLFPYLPTAIGGFLLVGFGVSSVVPMVYSVAGKSKTMSPGMALAAVSTIGFIGFLVGPPIIGFIAGALSLRASFTFIAVMGLSVVAISSKAKL, encoded by the coding sequence ATGAGTACGCCAGCAGCCACCCTTACTTTCCCCAAACATTTGTTACGTATTGCCGTTGGCTGCATGTTTTTTATGGCTGGTTTGAACTTTGCCAGCTGGGCATCGCGCATTGCCAGTATACAGCAAACAATGGGTTTGAGTGATGCCGGACTGGGCGCCGTACTTTTTGCCATGCCGGTGGGATTGATGGCCTCGCTGCCCTTCGCCGGCTGGATCATTAGCAAAACTGGCAGTCGCCAGGTTTTGATCATCGCGTTAATCGCCTACGGACTGGCACTAATCGGCCTTGGTTCTGCTCAACATACCTGGCAGCTAATTGCCGCCTTGCTGTGCTTCGGTTTTGCCAGTAATACCGTTAACATTTCTGTAAATACCCAGGCCGTGGCTGCCGAAAGACTATACCCTAAGCCCATTATGGCCTCGTTTCATGGCTTATGGAGCCTGGCGGGTTTTGCGGGTGCGGGCATCGGCACGTTTATGATTGGCAAAAGCATCATACCGCAATATCATTTCATTATGATCTTTTGTGTGATTGCCGCCGGAGTGATCTGGAGCTCGCGCTACCTGAATAATGATCATGGCGGTGCGCAGGAAGGTCCGGCGTTTGTAATGCCTGATCGGTCGCTCATTAAGCTGGGTATCATTGCCTTCTGCTCTATGATTTGCGAAGGCGCCATGTTTGACTGGAGCGTGATCTACTTTAAAAAAGTGGTGCTGGCTCAGCAAGCCTGGATGGGCGCCGGTTACACGGCATTTATGCTCACCATGGCCACCGGTCGTTTCATAGCCGACTGGTTCTCGCACCGTTACGGGCTGAAACGCATCTTGCAGATCAGCGGCCTGCTCACCGCTGTCGGGCTGAGCATTGCCGTACTCTTCCCCTACCTTCCAACGGCTATCGGCGGTTTCCTACTGGTAGGTTTTGGTGTATCAAGCGTAGTGCCAATGGTTTATAGCGTGGCGGGTAAATCAAAAACCATGTCGCCGGGCATGGCGCTGGCGGCGGTATCTACTATCGGGTTTATTGGCTTTCTGGTGGGCCCTCCTATTATTGGCTTTATTGCAGGCGCGCTTAGCCTGCGTGCTTCGTTCACCTTCATCGCCGTGATGGGCCTGAGTGTGGTGGCTATATCGAGCAAAGCGAAGCTTTAA
- a CDS encoding amino acid permease, with product MPNNIFRKKSIDRIMADVESGFSDSEHSGGVHLTKALKVKDLTLMGIAAVVGAGIFSTIGEAAFNGGPGVTILFVITAITCGFSALCYAEFASRIPVAGSAYTYAYASFGELIAWIIGWDLLMEYAIGNIAVAISWSTYFVNFLEGFHIHVPTYLTLDYFSAFKAHEQLQQLTAAGKLGEITDGIKAGALAWSTAPGFGNFKLIANIPALLIVVIITWLVYIGIRETKRATNAMVFLKIAIVIVVIIIGFFYITPANWHPFLPNGFGGVMKGVSGVFFAYIGFDAISTTAEECENPQRDLPRGMIYSLIICTVLYVLIALVLTGMVSYKQLQVGDPLAFVFLKVGLNKISYVISISAVIATASVLLIFQLGQPRIWMSMSRDGLLPKIFSKIHPKYHTPSFSTIITGIVVAVPALFVNLTIVTDLTSIGTLFAFVLVCGGVLLLPKQDAVPGRFKLPYINSRFIAPVLFIVGVIVFRSQFSSLFEGENLHQKFPYFLFILLSAVLTVFAVIRQLSLIPVLGLISCFYLMAELNYDSWIRFLVWLVVGLVLYFTYGLKNSALAAKE from the coding sequence ATGCCAAACAATATATTCCGGAAAAAATCAATCGACCGCATTATGGCCGATGTAGAAAGCGGATTTAGCGATAGCGAACACTCGGGCGGTGTACATTTAACCAAAGCCCTCAAGGTAAAAGATCTAACCCTGATGGGTATAGCGGCCGTAGTGGGAGCGGGCATATTTTCAACCATTGGCGAGGCCGCCTTTAATGGTGGGCCGGGGGTTACCATTCTTTTTGTTATTACAGCTATTACCTGTGGATTTTCAGCTTTGTGTTACGCTGAGTTTGCCTCGCGCATCCCGGTTGCCGGTAGTGCTTATACCTACGCTTACGCGTCTTTTGGCGAACTGATTGCCTGGATCATCGGCTGGGATTTGCTGATGGAATATGCCATTGGCAACATAGCGGTAGCCATTTCCTGGAGTACCTATTTTGTTAACTTTCTGGAGGGGTTTCATATTCATGTTCCCACTTATCTAACGCTCGATTACTTCAGCGCTTTTAAAGCGCATGAGCAATTGCAGCAACTCACAGCCGCAGGCAAGCTGGGCGAAATTACCGACGGCATAAAAGCCGGCGCATTAGCCTGGAGTACAGCCCCTGGCTTTGGTAATTTTAAGCTGATTGCCAATATACCGGCATTGCTGATTGTGGTGATTATCACTTGGTTGGTTTACATTGGTATCCGCGAAACCAAGCGGGCTACCAACGCGATGGTATTTTTAAAAATTGCCATAGTGATAGTGGTAATTATCATTGGGTTCTTCTATATCACGCCAGCTAACTGGCATCCGTTTTTGCCTAATGGCTTTGGTGGAGTGATGAAGGGCGTGTCGGGTGTTTTCTTTGCCTACATTGGTTTTGATGCTATCTCTACCACGGCCGAGGAATGTGAGAATCCACAACGCGATTTGCCGCGCGGGATGATCTACTCGCTTATCATCTGTACGGTTTTATATGTGCTGATTGCCTTAGTGCTGACCGGCATGGTGAGCTATAAACAATTGCAGGTTGGCGATCCGCTGGCGTTTGTTTTCCTGAAGGTGGGCTTGAATAAGATTAGTTATGTGATTTCTATCAGTGCGGTTATTGCTACAGCCAGTGTGCTACTCATTTTTCAACTAGGGCAGCCCCGTATATGGATGAGTATGAGCAGGGACGGATTACTACCAAAGATATTTTCAAAAATTCACCCTAAATACCATACGCCGTCGTTCTCTACCATTATCACCGGTATTGTAGTGGCCGTGCCAGCTCTGTTTGTCAATCTAACCATCGTTACAGATTTGACCAGTATCGGCACCCTGTTTGCGTTTGTGCTGGTATGCGGTGGTGTACTGTTATTACCTAAGCAGGATGCCGTGCCAGGTCGTTTCAAATTGCCTTATATCAACTCGCGCTTTATTGCTCCTGTGCTGTTTATTGTCGGCGTGATTGTCTTCCGTAGCCAATTTAGTAGTCTGTTTGAGGGTGAGAACCTGCATCAGAAGTTCCCTTATTTTCTTTTCATTCTGCTATCAGCTGTATTAACGGTATTTGCCGTAATCAGGCAGCTATCGCTTATTCCGGTTCTGGGATTGATCAGTTGTTTTTACCTGATGGCAGAGTTGAACTATGATAGCTGGATCCGGTTCCTGGTATGGCTGGTTGTTGGTTTGGTGCTGTATTTTACCTACGGGCTTAAGAATAGTGCACTGGCGGCGAAGGAGTAA
- a CDS encoding UbiA-like polyprenyltransferase, whose translation MKKYFSLVTFSHTIFAMPFAFIGFFLAITTTHAHFQWHLLLLMVLCMIFARNSAMAFNRYLDRDIDAINPRTQKRDIPAGRISPTAALTFTIINCLLFIGATWFINRLCFYLSPIALLVVLGYSATKRFTALCHLVLGLGLSLAPIGAYLVVTGQFQLLPIFFSLSVLCWVSGFDIIYALQDEDFDRGQKLHSIPAWLGKVNALRLSTFLHVLSAIFITAPAFIMHPGALYYVGIVFFCAMLIYQHLLVKPNDLSRVNFAFMTTNGIASVVFAVLFLLDRLIF comes from the coding sequence ATGAAAAAATATTTCTCGTTAGTCACTTTCTCGCATACCATATTTGCCATGCCGTTTGCATTTATCGGCTTTTTTCTGGCTATTACTACTACGCACGCACATTTTCAATGGCATTTACTGTTGCTGATGGTGCTATGTATGATTTTTGCCCGTAACTCGGCCATGGCGTTTAACCGCTATCTTGACCGCGATATTGATGCCATAAATCCACGCACGCAGAAACGCGATATCCCGGCCGGCCGTATTTCGCCCACCGCAGCATTAACGTTTACTATTATTAACTGTTTGCTATTTATTGGCGCCACCTGGTTTATTAACCGGTTGTGCTTTTATCTCTCGCCCATTGCGTTGTTGGTGGTTTTAGGCTACAGCGCAACCAAGCGCTTTACGGCCTTATGCCACCTGGTTTTGGGCTTAGGCCTGTCACTGGCTCCTATTGGTGCTTATCTGGTGGTTACCGGCCAATTTCAATTGCTACCAATCTTCTTCTCGCTCTCGGTACTTTGCTGGGTAAGTGGCTTTGATATTATTTACGCATTGCAGGATGAAGACTTTGACCGCGGCCAGAAACTGCACTCTATCCCGGCCTGGTTGGGTAAGGTAAATGCATTGCGCTTGTCTACCTTTCTGCACGTACTTTCGGCAATATTCATTACTGCACCTGCCTTTATTATGCACCCGGGAGCGTTGTATTACGTAGGGATCGTGTTCTTCTGCGCGATGTTGATCTACCAACACCTGTTGGTTAAACCTAACGATCTAAGCCGCGTAAACTTTGCTTTTATGACTACCAACGGTATTGCCAGCGTGGTTTTTGCTGTGTTATTTTTGTTGGATAGGTTAATTTTCTAA
- a CDS encoding glycosyltransferase family 2 protein: MKISRLSIIIPAYNEAATIHLILNKIKAIELIDGIEKEVIIVNDCSKDNTTQAIASYREANPDLHIAYYEHEVNKGKGAALHTGIAKATGEYLIIQDADLEYDPSEYNDLLKPICSGFADVVYGSRFMGSNPHRILFFWHTIGNRWLTFFTNMFANLNLTDMETCYKLFNTKMVQGLQLREQRFGFEPEVTIKMARVPKIRIYEVGISYYGRTYDEGKKIGWKDGFRAIYCILKYGMLGRS; this comes from the coding sequence ATGAAAATATCGCGACTGTCTATTATCATTCCTGCTTATAACGAAGCCGCTACCATCCATCTTATTCTGAATAAAATAAAAGCCATTGAGTTGATTGATGGTATTGAAAAAGAGGTGATTATAGTGAACGATTGCTCTAAAGATAATACCACACAAGCCATTGCCAGTTATCGCGAAGCCAACCCTGATCTTCATATTGCTTACTACGAGCACGAGGTAAACAAGGGTAAAGGCGCAGCCCTGCACACAGGGATTGCCAAAGCAACTGGCGAGTATCTCATCATTCAGGATGCTGATTTGGAGTATGACCCGTCTGAATATAATGATCTGCTGAAACCTATTTGCAGCGGTTTTGCCGATGTGGTTTACGGTTCACGCTTTATGGGTAGCAATCCGCATCGTATCCTGTTTTTCTGGCATACTATCGGCAATCGCTGGTTGACGTTTTTTACCAATATGTTTGCCAACCTTAACCTGACGGATATGGAAACCTGCTATAAGCTGTTCAATACTAAAATGGTGCAGGGACTGCAATTGCGCGAGCAGCGTTTTGGTTTTGAGCCAGAGGTGACCATCAAAATGGCACGTGTGCCAAAAATCAGGATCTATGAGGTGGGCATATCCTACTATGGCCGTACCTATGACGAAGGTAAGAAGATAGGCTGGAAAGACGGTTTCAGGGCTATTTATTGTATTCTGAAGTACGGAATGTTGGGAAGGAGCTAG
- a CDS encoding PorP/SprF family type IX secretion system membrane protein, with protein MKRILLICLSLTISSQLFAQDPHFTQYFASPLSLNPAYTGFFDGDMRVALNQRQQWANVGYKYNTTSISVDAKLLPNRIPEDDILAVGLSGVFDASLNGALKSNYISASAAYHKSLDEGGRQRLSVGLQFTYANTFIDFNNLTFASQYDGNKFDTSIPVSVDSYKSSASYYDAHAGVLYSFKNENASWYAGASVYHLARPTESLFTSEGIKVPFRETFHAGGEINMGNRSSIILSGMYMTQNGAHDQMIGAIYSVKANNNENAFNISFGSWLRFGDSYVPYVGMDFQDFTLGMNYAVPYNNTINYRPNTVEISLIYRKGAHSGKLDCPRF; from the coding sequence ATGAAAAGGATTCTACTTATCTGTTTAAGTCTGACTATCAGCAGCCAGCTGTTTGCGCAAGATCCGCACTTTACCCAATATTTTGCTTCACCGCTAAGTCTTAATCCAGCCTATACCGGCTTTTTTGATGGCGACATGCGCGTGGCCCTCAATCAACGCCAGCAATGGGCCAATGTGGGTTATAAGTACAACACCACCAGCATCTCTGTTGATGCCAAGTTGTTGCCTAATCGTATCCCTGAAGATGATATTCTGGCTGTCGGGCTTTCCGGCGTGTTTGATGCCTCGTTAAACGGTGCGTTAAAAAGTAACTACATCTCGGCATCTGCTGCTTATCATAAAAGTTTGGATGAGGGCGGTCGCCAGCGTTTAAGCGTGGGCCTGCAGTTTACCTATGCAAATACGTTTATAGACTTTAACAACCTCACCTTTGCCTCTCAATATGACGGCAATAAGTTTGACACCTCTATTCCGGTTAGTGTAGATAGTTATAAATCGTCTGCCAGTTATTACGACGCCCATGCCGGCGTACTGTATTCGTTTAAAAACGAAAACGCATCCTGGTATGCCGGTGCATCTGTTTACCACCTTGCAAGGCCAACAGAATCGCTGTTCACTTCAGAAGGTATCAAAGTTCCTTTCCGCGAAACCTTCCATGCCGGTGGCGAAATCAATATGGGCAATCGCTCTTCTATTATTTTGAGCGGCATGTATATGACCCAGAATGGCGCGCACGACCAGATGATTGGTGCGATTTATAGCGTAAAAGCCAATAATAACGAGAACGCATTTAACATTAGCTTTGGCAGTTGGTTGCGTTTTGGCGACTCATACGTCCCTTACGTAGGTATGGACTTTCAGGATTTTACCCTGGGGATGAACTATGCCGTACCTTATAACAACACCATCAACTATCGCCCTAACACGGTAGAAATATCGTTAATTTACAGAAAAGGAGCACACAGCGGCAAACTGGATTGCCCACGGTTTTAG
- the topA gene encoding type I DNA topoisomerase, with protein MAKNLLIVESPAKAKTIEGYLGKDFTVKSSYGHIRDLVKSDDAINVANNFEQKYEIPADKKQLVTELKKLAKEAETVWLASDEDREGEAISWHLYETLGLKDASTKRIVFHEITKPAILKAIESPRKIDFNLVNAQQARRVLDRLVGFELSPVLWKKVKPSLSAGRVQSVAVRLIVEREREINKFKAEAAFRIIAIFGKGRDAFKAELPERYSKQEDAEKFLNDCISAAFKVNSLETKPAKRSPAAPFTTSTLQQEASRKLGFSVSRTMSVAQKLYESGKITYMRTDSVNLSDLALNAARDQINRAYGEKYHQLRKYKTKSASAQEAHEAIRPTYFDVHTIDDGDSSEKRLYELIWKRAIASQMSEALFEKTTAKIGISTRGEELVANGEVLKFDGFLKVYLESHDEEDDNQQDGDNAMLPPLAQGQTLSLTEMTATERYSRPPARYTEASLVKKLEELGIGRPSTYAPTISTIQNRGYVVKEERDGRQRNYKVLTLKAGEIKKEELTENTGAERNKMFPTDIGAVVNDFLVQYFNGIVDFHFTAGVEKEFDEIAQGMKDWTDMIRKFYQPFHQEVENTIKTADKATGERELGVHPESGKKMSVRIGRYGPFVQVGETETEGGEKPLYASLRAGQMIETITLEEALELFKLPKKVGFFEDKEMTVAIGKFGPYIRHNSAFYSLPKEIDPLDVTEEQAIEIIEAKRKKDAERLIRTFDENPDVKILNGRWGPYIEFGKQNLKIPKDKTPETLTYADCVALSEAAPAAPKKGGKKTTAKAATKTAKKK; from the coding sequence ATGGCCAAAAATCTACTAATTGTCGAGTCGCCTGCCAAGGCTAAAACCATAGAGGGATACCTCGGGAAGGATTTTACCGTAAAATCAAGCTACGGCCACATCCGCGACCTGGTAAAGAGCGACGATGCCATCAACGTAGCCAACAACTTTGAGCAGAAGTACGAGATACCGGCCGATAAGAAACAGCTGGTAACCGAACTAAAGAAACTTGCTAAGGAAGCCGAAACGGTTTGGCTAGCATCCGATGAGGACCGGGAGGGTGAAGCGATCTCCTGGCACCTTTATGAAACCCTTGGCCTAAAAGATGCATCAACCAAACGCATCGTTTTCCACGAAATTACCAAGCCTGCCATATTAAAGGCTATAGAAAGTCCCCGCAAAATAGATTTTAACCTGGTGAACGCCCAACAGGCCCGTCGTGTACTGGACCGTTTGGTGGGTTTCGAGCTTTCGCCGGTACTGTGGAAAAAGGTTAAACCATCGCTCTCTGCCGGCCGCGTGCAGTCTGTTGCCGTGCGCCTCATTGTAGAGCGCGAACGCGAGATCAATAAATTTAAAGCAGAAGCGGCTTTCCGCATTATAGCCATATTTGGCAAAGGCAGAGATGCTTTTAAAGCTGAGTTGCCTGAACGCTACAGCAAGCAAGAGGACGCGGAGAAATTCCTGAACGATTGCATCAGCGCAGCATTCAAAGTAAACTCGCTGGAAACCAAGCCAGCCAAACGCTCGCCTGCTGCGCCGTTCACTACCTCTACCTTGCAGCAAGAGGCTAGCCGTAAGCTGGGCTTCTCGGTATCGCGCACCATGTCTGTTGCACAAAAGCTGTATGAGAGTGGTAAGATTACCTACATGCGTACCGACTCGGTAAACCTGTCTGACCTGGCCCTGAATGCCGCCCGTGATCAGATTAACCGTGCTTATGGCGAGAAATACCATCAGCTTAGAAAATACAAAACCAAATCGGCCAGTGCACAAGAAGCGCACGAGGCCATCCGCCCTACATATTTTGACGTTCATACCATTGATGATGGTGATTCATCAGAGAAACGCCTGTATGAACTGATCTGGAAACGCGCCATTGCCTCGCAAATGAGCGAAGCGCTGTTTGAAAAAACTACCGCTAAAATTGGCATCTCTACCCGTGGCGAAGAACTGGTTGCCAACGGCGAGGTATTAAAATTTGACGGATTTTTAAAAGTGTACCTCGAATCGCACGATGAAGAGGACGATAATCAGCAAGACGGCGATAACGCTATGTTGCCGCCATTAGCTCAGGGCCAAACTTTGAGCCTTACCGAGATGACCGCCACCGAGCGTTACTCACGCCCACCGGCACGCTATACAGAGGCCAGTCTGGTAAAAAAACTGGAAGAGCTGGGTATCGGTCGCCCGTCTACCTATGCTCCTACCATCTCTACTATCCAGAACCGTGGCTATGTAGTGAAAGAGGAGCGCGACGGCCGCCAGCGCAATTACAAGGTATTGACCTTGAAAGCCGGAGAGATCAAGAAAGAAGAACTGACAGAAAATACCGGTGCCGAACGTAATAAAATGTTCCCTACTGATATTGGCGCCGTGGTAAATGATTTCCTGGTGCAATACTTTAACGGTATTGTTGATTTTCATTTCACCGCAGGTGTAGAAAAAGAGTTTGACGAAATTGCACAGGGCATGAAGGATTGGACCGACATGATCCGCAAATTTTATCAGCCTTTTCACCAGGAGGTAGAGAACACCATCAAAACTGCCGACAAAGCCACCGGCGAACGCGAATTGGGCGTACACCCTGAGAGCGGCAAAAAAATGTCGGTACGTATTGGTCGCTACGGCCCGTTTGTACAGGTTGGCGAAACCGAAACCGAAGGCGGCGAGAAACCACTATACGCCAGCCTGCGCGCCGGCCAAATGATTGAAACCATCACCCTGGAAGAAGCCCTGGAGCTATTCAAACTGCCTAAGAAAGTAGGCTTTTTTGAAGACAAGGAGATGACGGTGGCAATCGGCAAATTCGGCCCTTATATCAGACACAACAGCGCCTTTTACTCGTTGCCAAAAGAGATTGATCCGCTGGATGTTACCGAAGAGCAGGCAATCGAGATCATCGAGGCAAAACGCAAAAAAGATGCAGAGCGATTGATCCGCACTTTTGATGAAAATCCGGACGTAAAAATATTGAACGGCCGCTGGGGACCATACATTGAATTTGGCAAGCAAAACCTAAAAATTCCGAAAGACAAAACACCGGAAACGTTAACCTATGCCGACTGTGTAGCCCTGTCTGAAGCGGCACCTGCTGCACCTAAAAAAGGCGGCAAAAAAACAACCGCCAAAGCAGCTACAAAAACCGCTAAGAAAAAGTAA
- the rpsF gene encoding 30S ribosomal protein S6 → MQQYETVVILTPLLSEEAAKEVNAKFSKILTDNGAEIIQEDNWGLRKLAYPIQKKSTGYYHLTEYKAPGELISKLEVELKRDERVVRFLTIALDKHAVAYNEKKRSGAFNKKPAKTTEEA, encoded by the coding sequence ATGCAACAGTACGAAACAGTAGTAATCTTGACCCCGTTGTTATCAGAAGAGGCTGCGAAAGAGGTTAACGCCAAATTCAGCAAGATCCTTACAGATAACGGAGCCGAAATTATCCAGGAGGATAATTGGGGTCTGAGAAAATTAGCGTATCCAATTCAGAAAAAAAGCACTGGATACTATCACCTAACTGAATACAAGGCTCCGGGTGAATTGATCAGCAAACTGGAAGTCGAGTTAAAGCGTGATGAGCGCGTTGTACGTTTCCTGACCATTGCTTTGGACAAACATGCCGTTGCTTACAACGAGAAAAAACGTAGCGGTGCATTTAACAAAAAACCTGCTAAAACTACAGAGGAGGCTTAA
- the rpsR gene encoding 30S ribosomal protein S18, whose product MANDQIQYVTAPKVDDNRKKYCRFKKNGIKYIDYKDANFLLKFVNDQGKVLPRRLTGTSLKFQRKVAQAVKRARHIGLLPYVTDSLK is encoded by the coding sequence ATGGCAAACGATCAAATTCAATACGTTACTGCCCCAAAGGTGGACGATAACCGTAAAAAATACTGCCGTTTCAAAAAGAACGGTATCAAGTATATCGATTATAAAGACGCAAACTTCCTTTTGAAATTTGTTAACGATCAGGGTAAAGTATTACCTCGTCGTTTAACCGGTACTTCATTGAAGTTTCAGCGTAAAGTGGCTCAGGCTGTTAAACGTGCCCGTCACATTGGTTTATTACCTTATGTTACAGATTCATTAAAATAA
- the rplI gene encoding 50S ribosomal protein L9, which yields MEVILKQDIKNLGEKDDIVKVKAGYGRNFLIPQGFAQLATESARKVLAENLKQAAFKQEKIRKDADAVAAKLEGVKLTIGAKAGETGKIFGAINTIQVADALKKQGFEVDRRRITFDQEPKFLGEYTANLNLHKEVKVQVPFEVVAE from the coding sequence ATGGAAGTTATTTTAAAACAAGATATTAAAAACCTCGGCGAGAAGGATGATATCGTAAAAGTAAAAGCTGGTTACGGTCGTAATTTCCTGATTCCTCAGGGTTTTGCTCAGCTGGCTACTGAAAGCGCACGCAAAGTATTAGCTGAAAACCTGAAACAAGCTGCGTTTAAACAAGAGAAAATCCGCAAAGATGCTGATGCTGTTGCTGCTAAACTGGAAGGTGTAAAACTGACCATCGGCGCTAAAGCTGGCGAAACTGGCAAAATCTTCGGTGCTATCAACACTATCCAGGTTGCTGATGCTCTGAAAAAACAGGGTTTTGAAGTTGACCGTCGTCGTATCACTTTCGATCAGGAGCCTAAATTCCTGGGCGAGTACACTGCTAACCTTAACCTGCACAAAGAGGTTAAAGTACAGGTACCTTTTGAAGTGGTTGCCGAGTAA
- a CDS encoding ATP-binding protein, whose product MKKLLPALFVLFALTAGAQQHELKKLWQTDTVVRTPESVLPDLKKKILYVSEIEGDGNTKDGKGGVAKLGLDGKIINLDFTTGLNAPKGLGRFGNTLYVADLTEIVEVNMNTGKVIKKIPVAGSKFLNDVTVDDKGTVYVSDTRVNVIYKLENGQVSVFLNDAKGANGLKAIGTDLYALVNPDLIKIDASGKRTTIATLPCGGDGLEPIGNGDWLATCWNGYIFYVTAAGKVETLLDIHGGKLNTADIGYDPQKHIVYVPTFNGNMVQAFELVSK is encoded by the coding sequence ATGAAAAAACTACTACCTGCCCTTTTTGTCCTGTTTGCTTTAACAGCCGGCGCCCAGCAACATGAACTAAAAAAACTCTGGCAAACCGATACCGTGGTGCGCACGCCAGAGTCTGTTTTGCCCGATTTAAAAAAGAAGATTCTTTATGTTTCTGAAATTGAAGGCGACGGCAATACCAAAGACGGTAAAGGTGGCGTGGCAAAACTTGGTTTAGATGGCAAGATTATTAACCTGGATTTTACCACCGGGTTAAACGCCCCTAAAGGTTTGGGCCGTTTTGGCAATACACTTTATGTAGCCGATTTGACCGAAATTGTGGAAGTAAACATGAACACTGGCAAGGTGATCAAAAAGATCCCGGTAGCGGGTTCTAAATTCTTGAACGATGTGACGGTGGATGACAAGGGGACGGTATACGTGTCAGACACCCGCGTAAATGTGATTTATAAACTGGAAAATGGCCAGGTGTCTGTATTTTTAAATGACGCGAAGGGTGCCAACGGCCTTAAAGCTATCGGTACCGATTTGTATGCGTTAGTTAACCCCGATTTAATTAAGATAGATGCCAGCGGGAAACGCACAACTATTGCCACCCTGCCTTGCGGCGGCGATGGATTGGAGCCCATTGGTAATGGCGACTGGCTGGCCACCTGCTGGAACGGTTATATTTTCTACGTAACGGCCGCAGGTAAGGTAGAAACGCTGCTTGATATCCATGGCGGTAAACTTAATACAGCCGATATTGGTTACGACCCGCAAAAGCATATTGTTTATGTGCCCACATTTAATGGCAACATGGTGCAAGCGTTTGAGTTGGTTTCGAAGTAA
- the mtgA gene encoding monofunctional biosynthetic peptidoglycan transglycosylase codes for MKKNFRRGGTGIGRLIWRIIRLAFVLFFGITILWVLLYRFVNPPVTWLMISRGFEQKAEGKPWKIDKQWVDIDSISENMKRAAVAAEDARFLDHYGFDFKAMERAFEKNAKGKKLSGGSTISQQTAKNVFLWEGRSYIRKGFEAYFTMLIEVCWSKKRIMEVYLNVIEMGDGIYGVEAASQYYYHKHASELTRSQSAAIASIFPDPRKWSPLNPNARVIHKQYFIKKNMRRLGPLDF; via the coding sequence ATGAAAAAGAACTTCCGCCGCGGCGGGACTGGCATCGGTCGCCTCATCTGGCGCATTATTCGTTTGGCTTTTGTGTTGTTTTTTGGCATTACCATCCTTTGGGTGCTGCTGTACCGCTTTGTTAATCCACCGGTAACGTGGCTGATGATTAGTCGCGGATTTGAGCAAAAGGCAGAGGGTAAGCCATGGAAGATAGATAAGCAGTGGGTGGATATTGACTCGATTTCTGAAAACATGAAGCGCGCTGCCGTAGCTGCTGAAGATGCCCGGTTCCTGGATCATTATGGCTTTGATTTTAAGGCCATGGAACGTGCTTTTGAAAAGAATGCCAAAGGCAAAAAGCTCTCTGGCGGCAGCACCATATCGCAACAAACGGCCAAGAACGTTTTCTTATGGGAGGGGCGTTCTTATATCCGTAAAGGTTTCGAGGCTTATTTTACCATGCTGATTGAAGTTTGCTGGAGCAAGAAACGCATTATGGAGGTGTACCTGAATGTGATTGAAATGGGTGACGGGATCTATGGAGTAGAGGCCGCTTCGCAATACTATTATCATAAACACGCTTCAGAGCTTACCCGCAGCCAGTCGGCGGCCATTGCTTCCATATTCCCAGATCCACGAAAATGGTCACCTCTTAACCCTAATGCCCGGGTAATCCACAAGCAATATTTTATTAAGAAGAACATGCGCAGGCTGGGTCCGCTGGATTTTTAA